A genomic segment from bacterium encodes:
- a CDS encoding PhzF family phenazine biosynthesis protein produces MKVPIRIVDAFAEKAFGGNSAGVCLLDAAIDESLMQKIAAEVNSAETAFLVGSGNRFRLRWFTPAVEIDLCGHATLASAHVLWTEKLVQGGETIRFDTNSGELTAKQLADGWIQLDFPAIPSNPYENRDLASAIGATPTLVAMTHHTIIAELSSEQEVRELKPDIAAILALGVHGVIVTAKGADKYDFVSRFFAPAVGINEDPVTGSAHCALGPYWQKRLGQDTFVAYQASARGGVMRVTVAGNRALLEGKAVTTLSGEMNF; encoded by the coding sequence ATGAAGGTGCCGATTCGAATCGTTGACGCTTTTGCGGAGAAGGCATTTGGCGGAAATTCCGCCGGCGTGTGTCTACTTGATGCTGCTATTGATGAATCACTGATGCAGAAGATTGCGGCTGAAGTTAACTCGGCGGAGACGGCATTTCTTGTCGGCAGCGGCAATCGCTTTCGTCTTCGCTGGTTCACACCGGCCGTTGAGATCGATTTGTGCGGGCACGCAACACTTGCATCGGCTCATGTGTTGTGGACTGAGAAGCTGGTCCAAGGCGGCGAGACGATTCGATTCGATACCAATAGCGGCGAGTTGACGGCGAAACAACTTGCGGACGGCTGGATTCAGCTCGATTTTCCGGCGATACCTTCGAATCCTTATGAGAATCGAGACCTCGCCAGCGCCATCGGCGCGACTCCGACTTTGGTTGCGATGACACACCACACGATTATTGCTGAATTATCATCGGAACAAGAAGTGCGGGAACTGAAACCTGACATTGCGGCAATTTTGGCTCTTGGAGTACATGGTGTGATCGTCACTGCAAAGGGAGCTGATAAGTACGATTTCGTATCGCGGTTCTTTGCACCCGCGGTCGGGATTAATGAGGATCCAGTGACTGGCTCGGCGCATTGCGCACTTGGACCCTACTGGCAGAAACGGCTTGGGCAGGACACATTCGTCGCGTATCAAGCATCGGCCAGAGGCGGCGTGATGCGAGTGACCGTTGCCGGCAATCGCGCACTGCTTGAAGGCAAGGCGGTGACGACATTGTCGGGGGAGATGAATTTCTAG
- the ppc gene encoding phosphoenolpyruvate carboxylase encodes MLQQTLPKISHAPRDPHSRLYDDIALLGQFLEEVIRDQVGEQALDRIETIRSLAESAHRDGGENAERLVRILTGLAPDDLLMLTRAFSQFLNLANIAEQYHRIRRRRSYQTLLEPRPQGGSLEELLPRLTKAGHEPSAILNALSELRIEFVLTAHPTEVCRRTIINKHDGIAKSLELLDRSDLSPVKRNEIHRQLRRLILAAWHTPDVRDTQPTPLDEARWGANVIERYLWQAVPRFLRELEGTVQRSTGEALPVGCSPVHFASWMGGDRDGNPYVTAAVTERVILMNRWTAANLFLRDIEHLYADLSMSKCSSEFRAYVGDSNEPYRTVLAQVRSRLSATRDWALGRLQGLSVEDSNVYTNSDEILAPLMMCYRSLVESKLGSIARGELSDTIRRLACFGISLLRLDIRQESSRHTDALSAVTEQMGLGIYREWDEAQRQSFLLRYLSVPEDELPAVSSSIPEIGEVFETMAVIARQPSASLGAYVISMASSPSDVLAVYLLQRLAGVRTPMRVVPLFETLTDLKGAAATIELLLREESYRQQIGNHQEVMIGYSDSAKDGGYLAAAWALYNTQEQIGAVCNKYGVTLTLFHGRGGSVSRGGAPAHKALLSQPPGTVGNSLRITAQGEVIRAQFGMVGIAVRTIELYTSAVLEASLLPPPEPQPEWRSAMDELAAESLASYRSTVRDNATFIDYFSAATPVNELQKLPLGSRPARRRQVTSIDSLRAIPWVFAWAQVRFPLTAWLGISASLESALHNGHRQRLLEMAHAWPFFRSILDMLEMVLAKTEPLILSHYETTLVPEELHNVGNSLRDELARVSSSVRQLTGHSEMLQEDSVIARSLRVRTPYTFPLSLLQVELLRRSRNESTPDAQLVQALMGSIAGIAAGMRNTG; translated from the coding sequence ATGCTACAACAAACATTACCCAAGATATCCCACGCACCCCGAGATCCACATAGCCGGCTGTACGACGATATTGCGCTGCTCGGGCAATTTTTGGAAGAGGTCATTCGCGATCAGGTCGGTGAACAGGCGCTCGATCGAATTGAGACCATCCGAAGCCTGGCAGAGAGTGCACATCGAGATGGCGGCGAAAACGCTGAGCGACTTGTTCGCATTCTAACTGGACTCGCTCCTGATGATCTGCTCATGCTCACTCGCGCTTTTTCTCAATTCTTAAATCTGGCCAACATTGCTGAGCAATATCACCGGATTCGTCGTCGCCGAAGTTACCAGACACTTCTGGAGCCGCGCCCGCAAGGCGGATCGCTCGAGGAGCTTCTACCTCGTTTGACTAAGGCCGGTCACGAGCCATCTGCAATCCTAAATGCATTGAGTGAACTGCGAATTGAATTCGTGTTGACTGCGCATCCGACCGAGGTTTGTCGCCGAACAATCATTAACAAGCATGATGGAATAGCAAAATCGCTTGAGCTGTTGGATCGCAGCGACCTGTCACCGGTTAAACGAAACGAAATTCATCGGCAGCTGCGAAGATTGATCCTGGCAGCGTGGCATACTCCGGATGTTCGCGACACTCAACCGACGCCGCTCGATGAAGCCCGCTGGGGCGCAAATGTCATTGAGCGTTATCTCTGGCAAGCGGTACCGCGTTTTTTGCGAGAGCTTGAGGGCACTGTCCAGCGCAGTACCGGAGAGGCTCTTCCGGTTGGCTGTTCACCCGTACATTTTGCTTCATGGATGGGAGGAGATCGCGACGGGAATCCATACGTTACGGCCGCGGTTACCGAGCGGGTAATCCTGATGAACCGCTGGACGGCAGCAAATCTATTCCTTCGAGACATCGAGCATCTATATGCAGATTTGTCAATGTCAAAATGCAGTTCCGAATTTCGCGCCTATGTCGGCGACTCGAATGAACCTTATCGCACCGTGTTGGCACAGGTTCGTAGCCGTCTTTCGGCAACACGCGACTGGGCTCTGGGTAGACTGCAAGGGCTCTCAGTGGAAGACAGTAATGTCTACACAAATAGCGACGAAATACTTGCACCGCTGATGATGTGCTATCGCTCGTTGGTAGAAAGCAAATTGGGTTCAATAGCAAGAGGTGAGTTGAGCGACACGATTCGCCGACTCGCATGTTTCGGAATATCATTACTGCGGCTTGACATTCGTCAAGAATCAAGCCGACATACCGACGCACTAAGTGCGGTAACCGAACAAATGGGGCTCGGAATTTACCGGGAATGGGATGAGGCGCAGCGGCAATCATTTCTACTACGGTACCTCAGCGTTCCTGAAGATGAACTACCAGCAGTTTCAAGCTCGATTCCGGAGATTGGCGAAGTTTTCGAGACTATGGCCGTAATCGCCAGACAACCGAGTGCATCACTTGGCGCGTACGTAATCTCGATGGCGTCATCACCGTCCGATGTGCTCGCGGTTTACCTGTTACAGCGATTGGCAGGAGTCCGTACACCGATGAGAGTTGTGCCGCTATTCGAGACGCTCACTGATCTTAAAGGCGCCGCAGCGACGATAGAATTGCTATTGCGCGAGGAATCGTACCGACAGCAAATTGGCAATCATCAGGAAGTCATGATTGGCTACTCGGACTCGGCAAAAGATGGCGGCTATTTGGCAGCAGCTTGGGCACTGTACAACACTCAGGAACAGATTGGCGCCGTTTGTAATAAATACGGTGTGACGCTGACCCTATTTCACGGTCGAGGCGGATCTGTCAGTCGCGGCGGCGCTCCGGCTCACAAGGCTCTGCTTTCGCAGCCGCCGGGGACTGTCGGAAACTCCCTGCGTATTACCGCGCAAGGTGAAGTTATTCGCGCGCAATTTGGAATGGTAGGAATTGCTGTCCGTACTATCGAACTGTATACGTCTGCTGTTCTTGAAGCGTCGCTTCTGCCACCGCCGGAACCACAACCGGAATGGCGCAGTGCGATGGATGAATTGGCAGCTGAATCACTGGCGAGCTACCGGTCGACAGTCCGCGACAATGCGACTTTCATAGATTATTTTTCTGCCGCGACTCCAGTTAACGAACTGCAGAAGTTGCCGCTTGGAAGTCGCCCGGCAAGACGCAGGCAGGTAACTTCAATCGATAGTTTGCGCGCAATTCCCTGGGTTTTCGCCTGGGCGCAAGTTCGGTTTCCGCTCACAGCTTGGTTGGGAATTTCCGCTTCGCTTGAGTCCGCACTGCACAATGGACACCGCCAGCGGTTGTTGGAAATGGCGCACGCGTGGCCATTCTTCCGGTCAATTCTCGATATGTTGGAGATGGTGTTGGCAAAAACTGAACCATTGATACTGTCACACTACGAGACAACACTTGTTCCGGAGGAACTACACAACGTCGGCAACAGTCTGCGCGACGAACTTGCGCGAGTTTCGTCAAGCGTGAGACAGCTGACCGGACATTCGGAAATGCTTCAAGAAGATTCGGTCATTGCCCGCTCTTTGAGAGTGAGAACGCCTTACACTTTTCCGTTAAGCTTACTTCAGGTAGAAC
- a CDS encoding prepilin-type N-terminal cleavage/methylation domain-containing protein: protein MVSIRDKQAGFTLIEIVIIIVVLGILSTFAIAKYQDLTLDARRSACKAALGGIRGGLSTWQSQNIVKRGSAAFPPIDTLRTVGRVMEQKMPPNPFQTNAPDSIVTGVTKGVVVGTRGGWAYKASTGEVWANSNTVLDAGSGCSGSGTTVGENSW, encoded by the coding sequence ATGGTATCTATCAGAGATAAGCAGGCAGGTTTCACGCTGATTGAGATCGTGATTATCATTGTTGTGTTGGGGATTTTGTCCACCTTTGCGATTGCGAAGTATCAGGATTTGACGCTCGACGCCAGGCGCAGTGCGTGCAAAGCGGCACTGGGCGGCATCCGCGGTGGATTGAGCACCTGGCAGTCGCAGAATATTGTAAAGCGAGGCTCGGCGGCATTTCCTCCGATCGATACGCTTCGTACGGTTGGACGGGTCATGGAGCAAAAGATGCCACCGAATCCATTTCAGACGAATGCTCCAGACTCAATCGTGACTGGTGTCACAAAAGGCGTCGTTGTCGGCACTCGCGGCGGCTGGGCATACAAGGCCTCGACCGGCGAGGTTTGGGCGAATTCGAACACGGTACTTGATGCCGGTTCCGGCTGTTCGGGCAGTGGGACAACTGTCGGCGAAAATTCCTGGTAG